The Streptomyces puniciscabiei genomic interval GTTGTTCTGCGGCAGGAGCGACAGCAGGTACCGCACCTCGGCGATGCAGGTCTCCTCGTCGTCGTAGGCGAAGTGGCAGACGCCGGAGGTCTCGGCGTGGACGTCGGCGCCGCCGAGCCCGTTCTGCGTGATCTCCTCGCCCGTGACCGCCTTGACCACGTCCGGGCCCGTGATGAACATCTGGGACGTCTCGCGGACCATGAAGACGAAGTCCGTCAGGGCGGGCGAGTAGGCCGCGCCGCCCGCGCACGGGCCGAGCATCACCGAGATCTGCGGGATGACACCGCTCGCCCTGGTGTTGCGCTGGAAGATGCCGCCGTAACCGGCGAGCGCCGAGACACCCTCCTGGATGCGGGCGCCCGCGCCATCGTTGAGGGACACCAGCGGCGCACCGGCCGCGATGGCCATGTCCATGATCTTGTGGATCTTGGTGGCGTGGGCCTCGCCCAGCGCGCCGCCGAAGATCCGGAAGTCGTGCGCGTAGACGAAGACCGTACGTCCCTCCACCGTGCCCCAGCCGGTGATGACACCGTCGGTGTACGGCTTCTTCGTCTCCAGGCCGAAGCCCTGCGCGCGGTGCCGGCGCAGCTGCTCGACCTCCTGGAAGGACCCCGGGTCCAGGAGCAGCTCGATCCGCTCCCGCGCCGTCAGCTTGCCCTTGGCGTGCTGCGCCTCGGTCGCCTTCTCGCTGGGGCCGGCCACGGCCCGGGCACGAATCTCGTGCAGCTCGGCGACCCGTCCGCGCGCGTCCGTCGGCTCGCCGGTCGGCTCACCCGTCGTCTCTTCCAAAACGGTCATGTAGCGACCTTACGAAGGACACCAAGGAAAGCGAGCCGTTGACTCCGTACAGTCTCCGGCCCGTTTTCCTGGTAGCAGTGAACAGAACCATGGCCCCGTGCAGCCGTTCCGACTGCTTACAGGGCGTCTGGGTTGTAGGGGCGCCACAAAGGTGTCACCTGAGAGCCACCTCACATTCGCGGTCGGCACATGCCATCCCTGGGGTGACACGGTCACTCTATGCGACCCGAAACAACACCGCGGATGATGTTGAATATTGAACCGAATTGGTCTACCGTCGGAGAGGACAGGTTGTTTAAGCTTCAACAGATCACTGATGGGGAGCACGACATGGGCATCTTCAGCCGCAAGGACAGCACCACCGCGACC includes:
- a CDS encoding acyl-CoA carboxylase subunit beta, which gives rise to MTVLEETTGEPTGEPTDARGRVAELHEIRARAVAGPSEKATEAQHAKGKLTARERIELLLDPGSFQEVEQLRRHRAQGFGLETKKPYTDGVITGWGTVEGRTVFVYAHDFRIFGGALGEAHATKIHKIMDMAIAAGAPLVSLNDGAGARIQEGVSALAGYGGIFQRNTRASGVIPQISVMLGPCAGGAAYSPALTDFVFMVRETSQMFITGPDVVKAVTGEEITQNGLGGADVHAETSGVCHFAYDDEETCIAEVRYLLSLLPQNNRENPPRMDSSDPVDRRSDVLLDLVPADGNRPYDMAKVIEEIVDDGEYLEVHERWARNIICALARLDGQVVGIIANQPQVLAGVLDIEASEKAARFVQMCDAFNIPIVTFLDVPGFLPGVDQEHGGIIRHGAKLLYAYCNATVPRISLILRKAYGGAYIVMDSQSIGADLTYAWPTNEIAVMGAEGAANVIFRRQIAGAEDPEAMRARMVKEYKSELMHPYYAAERGLVDDVIDPAETREVLVKSLAMLQSKHADLPSRKHGNPPQ